In a genomic window of Actinomadura rubteroloni:
- a CDS encoding DUF5997 family protein → MGTSKAKTPQTMKPATAAKKLGILLSAAPAEFQEGLVSRDELNALQADPPSWLANLRREGPHPRQVVAARLRVSASGLARAGITGPLTTAEIENLKVEKPDWLEREQAVHAEVRKEELRLKQQRAKA, encoded by the coding sequence ATGGGCACGTCCAAAGCAAAGACCCCGCAGACCATGAAGCCCGCGACCGCGGCCAAGAAGCTGGGGATCCTGCTGTCGGCAGCACCCGCCGAGTTCCAGGAGGGCCTTGTCTCCCGGGACGAACTGAACGCGCTCCAGGCCGACCCGCCGTCGTGGCTGGCGAACCTGCGCCGTGAAGGTCCCCACCCCCGTCAGGTCGTCGCCGCCAGGCTCCGCGTCTCGGCCTCAGGCCTGGCCCGCGCCGGGATCACGGGGCCCCTCACCACGGCCGAGATCGAGAACCTGAAGGTTGAAAAGCCCGACTGGCTGGAGCGCGAGCAAGCCGTCCACGCCGAAGTCCGCAAGGAAGAACTCCGCCTCAAGCAGCAGCGCGCCAAGGCCTGA
- a CDS encoding LysR family substrate-binding domain-containing protein: MTDGEFRAAYVPGVTPGKWAGVWAERVREVPLRLLQMPASEVVPLLRSGGVDAAFVRLPVDREALHVIPLYLETTVVVVPKDHAVAAVEEVQLADLADEDVFEPLDDVLTWDDRPGQPAFTRPESTVDAIELVASEAGVLLLPQSLARLHHRKDLTYRTVSDAPQSQIGLAWLEAETTDLMEELIGIVRGRTPNSSRGRTPQQPTRKKPQRSASEHRSQKRRRR, from the coding sequence GTGACCGACGGTGAGTTCCGGGCGGCCTACGTGCCGGGCGTGACGCCCGGGAAGTGGGCCGGGGTGTGGGCCGAGCGGGTCCGGGAGGTGCCGCTTCGCCTGCTCCAGATGCCGGCGAGCGAGGTCGTCCCCCTGCTGCGGAGCGGTGGTGTGGACGCGGCGTTCGTGCGCCTGCCCGTCGACCGCGAGGCCCTGCATGTGATCCCGCTGTACTTGGAGACGACCGTGGTCGTGGTGCCCAAGGATCACGCGGTGGCCGCGGTGGAGGAGGTGCAGCTCGCTGATCTCGCCGACGAGGACGTGTTCGAACCACTCGACGACGTCTTGACCTGGGACGACCGCCCCGGGCAACCGGCCTTCACCCGTCCGGAGAGTACCGTCGACGCGATCGAGCTGGTGGCGTCGGAAGCCGGCGTCCTGCTGCTCCCGCAGTCTCTGGCCCGCCTCCACCACCGCAAAGACCTCACCTACCGAACCGTGAGCGACGCTCCTCAGTCCCAGATCGGCCTGGCCTGGCTCGAAGCCGAGACGACCGACCTCATGGAGGAGCTGATCGGCATCGTCCGCGGCCGCACCCCCAACAGTTCCCGTGGCCGCACCCCCCAACAGCCCACCCGCAAGAAGCCGCAGCGCTCCGCCTCCGAACACCGCAGCCAGAAGCGCCGCCGGAGGTGA
- a CDS encoding NmrA family NAD(P)-binding protein, giving the protein MPPRSAFVLVTGATGRQGGATARALLAAGVPVRALVRDPGTEQAKAVEALGAELVAGDLHDRASVVRAATGARAVFSVQMPGRTASGFDFPGEVAQGVNLIEGARAAGVPQFVHTSVTGAGQHTRDPGWAEGRWAAVEPTLSAKTAVQDRLRTAGFPRWTLLKPGFFMENLLPSAGFLFPRGVEGGLVSVLKPQTRLSLVAVDDIGRAAAAAIAAPERFDRVELELASDYLSMTQIAEILSRALGTPLSAPDMTEAEAMAAGMPPMGAAHDRLNVVGQPARPQYARDLGIPLTSFEEWAHRNLTPVTTTANDPT; this is encoded by the coding sequence ATGCCGCCACGTTCCGCGTTCGTCCTGGTCACCGGCGCTACCGGCAGGCAGGGCGGGGCCACCGCCCGCGCCCTGCTCGCCGCGGGCGTCCCCGTCCGCGCGCTGGTGCGCGATCCGGGCACCGAACAGGCCAAGGCCGTCGAAGCGCTCGGCGCCGAGCTGGTCGCCGGCGATCTGCACGACCGCGCCTCGGTGGTCCGGGCCGCCACGGGCGCCCGCGCCGTGTTCTCCGTGCAGATGCCCGGCCGGACCGCGTCCGGGTTCGACTTCCCCGGCGAGGTCGCCCAGGGCGTCAACCTGATCGAGGGCGCGCGGGCCGCCGGGGTGCCGCAGTTCGTGCACACGTCCGTCACCGGAGCCGGTCAGCACACCCGGGACCCTGGCTGGGCCGAAGGCCGCTGGGCGGCGGTCGAACCCACGCTGAGCGCCAAGACCGCCGTCCAGGACCGGCTGCGGACGGCCGGGTTCCCGCGCTGGACGCTGCTCAAGCCGGGTTTCTTCATGGAGAACCTCCTCCCGTCCGCGGGCTTCCTGTTCCCGCGCGGCGTCGAAGGCGGGCTGGTGAGCGTCCTGAAGCCGCAGACCCGGCTGTCCCTGGTCGCCGTGGACGACATCGGACGCGCGGCGGCCGCCGCCATCGCCGCGCCCGAACGCTTCGACCGCGTCGAACTGGAGCTGGCGAGCGACTACCTGTCGATGACGCAGATCGCCGAGATCCTCTCCCGCGCGCTGGGCACGCCGCTTTCCGCACCGGACATGACCGAGGCCGAGGCCATGGCCGCCGGAATGCCCCCGATGGGCGCCGCGCACGACCGGCTGAACGTGGTCGGCCAGCCGGCCCGCCCGCAGTACGCCCGGGACCTCGGCATCCCGCTCACCAGCTTCGAGGAATGGGCGCACCGGAACCTGACGCCGGTCACAACCACCGCGAACGACCCGACCTGA
- a CDS encoding TetR/AcrR family transcriptional regulator has translation MPDRRRADARRNYARILAVAEEEVAAHGADASLEQIARVAGVGSATVRRHFPSRRALLTAVSRGRIEALRVRAHELAAEDDSRAALLAWLNDVLAYCVAARGLAAALAYDSAASDPVHDNACAATLQEAADPLLRRAVQDGAVDPDVTVADLISLLVGIALATEHGPDPAARAGRLFRLATAGVGAPRGDERLSKRLLGVQPPHRVDVRGEG, from the coding sequence ATGCCGGACCGTCGCCGCGCCGACGCCCGGCGCAACTACGCGCGGATCCTCGCGGTCGCCGAGGAGGAGGTCGCCGCCCACGGGGCCGACGCGTCGCTCGAACAGATCGCCCGCGTCGCCGGGGTCGGCTCGGCGACGGTCCGCCGGCATTTCCCCAGCCGCCGGGCGCTGCTGACGGCGGTCTCCCGGGGACGGATCGAGGCCCTGCGCGTCCGCGCCCACGAACTGGCCGCCGAGGACGACAGCCGGGCCGCGCTGCTGGCCTGGCTGAACGACGTCCTCGCCTACTGCGTCGCCGCCCGGGGGCTCGCCGCCGCGCTCGCCTACGACAGCGCGGCGTCCGATCCGGTGCACGACAACGCCTGCGCCGCGACGCTCCAGGAGGCGGCGGACCCGCTCCTCCGCCGGGCCGTCCAGGACGGCGCCGTGGACCCGGACGTGACGGTCGCGGACCTGATCTCCCTGCTCGTCGGCATCGCGCTGGCCACCGAGCACGGGCCCGATCCGGCGGCCCGCGCCGGCCGGCTGTTCCGCCTGGCCACGGCGGGAGTGGGCGCGCCGCGCGGAGATGAGCGGCTTTCGAAAAGGCTACTTGGCGTCCAGCCGCCCCATCGGGTGGACGTCCGGGGCGAGGGCTGA
- a CDS encoding alpha/beta hydrolase family protein, with protein MNATPIVSVSPIVLPAPERGEDLHVRVTAPVTGGDLPIVLFAHGFGSSLDGYRPLTDYWAAHGFVVIQATHLDSKRLDLAADDPRRARFWRFRVSDMQRVLDELDLLTAAVPGLAGRPDPSRIAVAGHSFGGQTAAILLGLRVTDPQTGVAEDLSDARVSAGVLLATAGKGGHELTPFATEHLPWLRDQDFSRLTAPALVVAGDKDDLPMLSTRGPDWTTDPYTLSPGRKDLLTLFGAEHFLGGISGHGVTETTDENPARVALVQQVTLAYLRHVLGVDGSDWTAVRSALAPDVHPMGRLDAK; from the coding sequence ATGAACGCCACCCCGATCGTCTCGGTCAGCCCGATCGTGCTGCCCGCACCGGAGCGAGGCGAGGACCTGCACGTGCGGGTGACCGCGCCGGTCACCGGAGGCGACCTGCCGATCGTCCTGTTCGCCCACGGGTTCGGGTCGTCCCTCGACGGCTACCGGCCCCTGACCGACTACTGGGCCGCCCACGGCTTCGTCGTGATCCAGGCGACCCATCTGGACTCCAAGCGGCTGGACCTCGCCGCGGACGACCCCCGCAGAGCCCGGTTCTGGCGGTTCCGCGTCTCGGACATGCAGCGCGTCCTCGACGAGCTCGACCTGCTGACGGCGGCGGTCCCCGGCCTGGCCGGGCGTCCGGATCCGAGCCGGATCGCCGTCGCCGGGCACTCCTTCGGCGGGCAGACCGCCGCGATCCTGCTGGGTCTGCGCGTCACCGACCCGCAGACCGGGGTCGCGGAGGATCTGTCCGACGCGCGGGTCTCGGCGGGCGTCCTGCTGGCCACGGCCGGGAAGGGCGGCCACGAACTCACCCCGTTCGCGACCGAGCACCTCCCCTGGCTGCGCGACCAGGACTTCTCGCGCCTCACCGCGCCCGCGCTCGTCGTCGCCGGGGACAAGGACGACCTCCCGATGCTGTCCACCCGGGGGCCGGACTGGACCACCGACCCCTACACCCTCAGCCCGGGACGGAAGGACCTGCTCACCCTCTTCGGCGCCGAGCACTTCCTCGGCGGCATCTCCGGTCACGGCGTCACGGAGACCACCGACGAGAATCCGGCACGGGTCGCCCTCGTCCAGCAGGTCACTCTCGCCTATCTGCGCCACGTCCTCGGCGTCGACGGCTCCGACTGGACGGCCGTGCGATCAGCCCTCGCCCCGGACGTCCACCCGATGGGGCGGCTGGACGCCAAGTAG
- a CDS encoding MerR family transcriptional regulator has translation MRIGELADRTGVSVRALRYYEEQHLLTAERSPSGQRHYPDGAVERVQLIQRLYTAGLSSRTIVELLPCVVDGNATPALLDRLAAERDSIDRRIAELADTRDRLHSVINGATANMLTGRPCPAADTSRPGDERA, from the coding sequence ATGCGCATCGGGGAACTGGCCGACAGAACGGGCGTCAGCGTCCGGGCCCTGCGGTACTACGAAGAACAGCACCTGCTCACCGCCGAGCGCAGTCCCAGCGGCCAGCGCCACTACCCCGACGGCGCGGTCGAACGGGTTCAACTGATCCAGCGGCTCTACACCGCAGGCCTGTCCAGCAGGACCATCGTCGAACTCCTGCCGTGCGTCGTGGACGGCAACGCCACCCCCGCACTACTGGACAGGCTGGCCGCGGAACGCGACAGCATCGACAGGCGGATCGCCGAACTGGCCGACACCCGCGACCGGCTCCACTCCGTCATCAACGGCGCCACCGCCAACATGCTCACCGGACGACCCTGCCCGGCGGCGGACACGTCTCGACCCGGAGACGAGCGGGCTTAG
- a CDS encoding STAS domain-containing protein — MAAPATDPDPRLDTTMRVAPGDGETMHLAVHGELDLATWAAFRDLLVSVADLWPRVVIDASGLTFCDARGLAALVAGAVRAERRGGRITLAHLRPNVAKVLRLAGLDRRFGLLAQGLRP, encoded by the coding sequence ATGGCGGCACCCGCGACCGATCCGGACCCGCGGCTCGACACGACGATGCGGGTCGCGCCCGGCGACGGCGAGACGATGCACCTGGCCGTCCACGGTGAACTGGACCTGGCGACCTGGGCCGCGTTCCGCGACCTGCTGGTCTCGGTCGCCGACCTGTGGCCGCGCGTCGTCATCGACGCGTCCGGGCTGACGTTCTGCGACGCGCGCGGCCTGGCCGCACTCGTCGCCGGGGCGGTCCGCGCCGAGCGGCGCGGCGGCCGGATCACGCTCGCCCATCTGCGCCCCAACGTCGCGAAGGTCCTGCGCCTGGCCGGCCTCGACCGGCGCTTCGGCCTCCTCGCCCAAGGCCTTCGTCCCTGA
- a CDS encoding acetyl-CoA hydrolase/transferase family protein, which translates to MRVVAEAQLAAVLAGLPGCPRVVAGGNFATPRRVLAVLDAAVAEYRLFMLNAHGALPDRDGVTLETPFVGPGMRGRERLLYFPCRLSLVPLLLKETLPPDVVIVQTSSPVNGTVSLGIEVNILPAAIEAVRARGGLVVAELNPRMPFTHGDAVLALDEIDYAVETDAPLAVPERRTPGDVARRIGERVARLVPGHATLQIGIGAIPDAVLASLAGRRGLAVWSEMFSDGVLELEKAGALDTGVPVTASFAFGGPELYDWIDRNDRVRMLRTEKTNDPGLIARRPRLVSVNSALEVDLYAQANASRVRGTVYSGFGGQTDFVVGALHSPGGLAIIALPSWHPRADVSTVIPRLAGPVTSFQHSYIVSEQGTAAIWGHDAVSQARQIIDRVAHPDARAELRDEGRALGFPLA; encoded by the coding sequence ATGCGGGTCGTCGCCGAGGCGCAGTTGGCCGCCGTCCTGGCCGGGCTTCCCGGCTGCCCGCGCGTCGTGGCCGGGGGCAACTTCGCCACGCCCCGGCGTGTGCTGGCGGTGCTGGACGCGGCGGTCGCCGAGTACCGGCTGTTCATGCTGAACGCCCACGGCGCGCTGCCGGACCGCGACGGCGTGACGCTGGAGACGCCGTTCGTGGGGCCCGGGATGCGCGGACGGGAGCGGCTGCTGTACTTCCCGTGCCGCCTGTCGCTGGTTCCGCTGCTGCTCAAGGAGACGCTGCCGCCCGACGTCGTGATCGTCCAGACATCCTCGCCGGTGAACGGCACGGTCTCGCTCGGCATCGAGGTCAACATCCTGCCCGCCGCGATCGAGGCCGTCCGGGCGCGCGGCGGGCTCGTCGTCGCCGAGCTGAACCCGCGCATGCCCTTCACCCACGGCGACGCGGTGCTCGCGCTGGACGAGATCGACTACGCCGTCGAGACCGACGCGCCCCTGGCCGTCCCGGAGCGCCGGACGCCCGGCGACGTCGCCCGCCGAATCGGGGAGCGCGTCGCGCGGCTCGTCCCCGGGCACGCCACCCTCCAGATCGGGATCGGCGCGATCCCCGACGCCGTGCTGGCGTCCCTCGCCGGACGGCGCGGGCTCGCGGTGTGGTCGGAGATGTTCAGCGACGGCGTCCTGGAGCTTGAGAAGGCGGGAGCGCTCGACACCGGCGTGCCGGTCACCGCGTCGTTCGCGTTCGGCGGGCCGGAGCTGTACGACTGGATCGACCGCAACGACCGCGTCCGGATGCTGCGCACCGAGAAGACCAACGACCCCGGCCTCATCGCGCGCCGTCCGCGCCTGGTGTCGGTGAACAGCGCCCTTGAGGTCGACCTGTACGCGCAGGCCAACGCGAGCCGCGTGCGCGGGACGGTCTACTCGGGCTTCGGCGGGCAGACCGACTTCGTGGTCGGCGCGCTGCACTCTCCCGGCGGCCTTGCGATCATCGCGCTGCCGTCCTGGCATCCCCGCGCCGACGTCTCCACCGTCATCCCCCGGCTCGCCGGGCCCGTGACGTCCTTCCAGCACAGCTACATCGTGAGCGAACAGGGCACGGCGGCGATCTGGGGGCACGACGCCGTGTCCCAGGCCCGGCAGATCATCGACCGCGTCGCCCACCCCGACGCCCGCGCGGAACTGCGCGACGAGGGCCGCGCACTCGGCTTCCCGCTCGCCTGA